In the genome of Aedes aegypti strain LVP_AGWG chromosome 2, AaegL5.0 Primary Assembly, whole genome shotgun sequence, the window CGTAATAGTTAGTATTATTTACCTTTAAACTTACCAATATTTAGATGTTTGTTGCTTCAGGAGATAGAAGGGACAAAATAACAGCGTCCGCCAAAAACTCTCAAGGCCtcacccattaaagagtaaaccaCCGAAACTAATAAATGGATAAAAAGTACCCTTTATCCAAAATTTGAAACTACCCCTTATTTTGACAGCTTCATATATCGgaaaataatgggtatttttttactcCTTAAAGGGTAATGTCGGAATTACAGTGTGATGCAACATGAGAGAAGAGCAATTTGAGCAGGATAAACACGGAAAGCCTTTCACTGAAAAAGATGCCTGCGTTACCTATAGATAAACGGATATAATGTTTTGTTCTATTTCAATATGAGCAATTAACTCACACTCTTTAAATAACTCACAAATTATTGTAATTCTTGAccctggttttttttttgcataatagacAATGTCACTGACAGAAAATTTGTTTCACACGGTTTGCTGAGGTTATAAGATTCTATTGATGATCAAATGAATCAGAGATCTAGGTGAAAAATTGATTAAAGAGCTCAAACATAATATCTTGTTATTCGATCCATATCCCACTCAGAGGATCAAAAAATTAGATAAAATGTAATTCCACGACGCActcattcactcatttaacaaacaccattatggcagttttattgagcatcatgtttaataccattttaataattttcaggaCCAACCTTTGCTCAGGCgttgtttacacaaatttggagaaattttaaagtaTATCTTTGAATACAAACttaatttttcagctttaaaaacgttttacgtACGGCTGGtggaaaaatgatttaaaacatataaaagaaaattctatGTACTTCAAATGGAGTATACACAATCATAACATAAAAACCATGTTCAAAAATCgcctgtatactggattcgaactcgagtcCTTcaaatcgtcagcggtatgccttgccatttTCACCATTCTTGCATCAATTgtaccgtccagtgcaaaatataaacctctcataactgaatattgatcatgtttgagcttctattTGAGAATGTTGTATCACTGTAagctcaaagtaccctttaaagggtaaaaaagtaccctctttgagagaaactagtttaactcataaaaagattAAAGGGTctgtactcattaaagagtaaaccgcCTGTACGTCAAATCAACGAGTGAAATTTACCCATTATCTCAAAGGAGTTCAAGATGGAGAGTGGGTAAAATATACTCTATTTCTGCTTTTGAGAGatataataatgattttgaagcaatttatgAAAATGAGCAACagaaataataaacattttgttattaTATAGTTTATTGGAacttaattaaatttattaatacaAATATCATGCTGATTGGCACATTTCACATACTAAGGTCAAAGTTCGAAGCACTTCTTGCAGCATTGGTATGCCGGTTTTTGCCAAACAATTACTTCATTCCGCGACGGTATTTTTATGTAGCTTATTCGTTCTGCAAAACAAAATCGTTTCTTTAGTTTGTTATATAATAGATAGTATTATTTACCATTGAACTTACGAATATTAAGATATTTGTTCCCTTGGTTTTGGTAGAGAGAACGGACAAAAGAACAGCGTCCGACAGAAACCTTCAAGAcatttttcacccattaaagaaTAAACCATCGAAACTGATAAATGGATAAAATGTACCCTCTATCCAAAATTTGAAACTACCCCTTTTTTTTGACAGCTTCATATATCAGAAAATAATAGGTATTTTTTACTCCTTAAAGGGTACTGCCGGGTTTACAGTGTATTCAACATCTTATTCCACTAATTTGTTTAATGCTGAAcgaagctgagttcagtcggttATATTTAGCGCATACTAAGAAAAGTTATGtcaatgatggtcaaaaataaagtttatttacacaaagtaaaatcagtctgaaatgattatgCTAATATCAtgataagttttagtttgttctgAATGActcttaaattgattttttttttattttataaattatatttttcattagtTAATTAtcaatttgtatttttcataatttaaagAAATAGTTCACTATATGGATATACTTAAATCATTTAAGGGTTCTGATGAAATGTAATCGAATATCTTGATgcttgggtttttttttcagaaatggccaagtaaatcatttttctttgatcgcagtattcagtttttattttattttttattttattttattgatgtacaagggggtcaggggccaagtctccagcataagtttgaaaactcacaccatccataatacaccgagggggttttggagtttgggaagtaggcaacgcaacatctttgaccagaaggttctttaagttttgcttctactcttgacttccaatacacgtatgaatgatgcaaggtcaaaagaacatgaatcagtcatacatatagcggtagtgaagtgttttgcctaaggatatgggaaaggagggATTTTGGGTGGTGTTTTGCAAAGAACTCTGTGGAACaagtttgttattagttaaaaatttTGTTAATCTGATTCACCTTCATATTTACAAAAACATGATACTTATCATTTCTCATCGAATACGCTGCCATGTCTTTCCTCTCCATTGGATTTTTCCTCGTTGTAATGacgggttagatatgaaaacaaggataaagagagaagaaatgttagtgattgttacatgctttatcGCTGTATTGGCCTACAATGAAATCATataaaattcgctctttggattcccatgaTAACAATCCCCATGCAGCTTACGAGAAACTCCATGGCAATGATCACTGTACGCCATGTGCGGCATTCAGGACATCTCAACAATACTGAGgacgaacaacaaaaaatgaatccaaaagagcgaaaacctcaatgtttcaatgtaggacaattCAGCTTtaatgcatgtgagaagttcttggtgatattctcacaacggccattcagaatggttcgacggatgtagataaaagatcattatggtaaaattaacgcgacgacatgttagtgaGCTCAGAAcaattattgtatttgcaactgttaatttcgATAGAAACTTAGGATCGGTTATTGTTTATTAGCTTTTAAGATAAGCAGGAgtaaagcacgaacgcgaagtaatgaccttccatcccatcttcaagtgttccccacaagcacaacacttcattctggcactttagaacgtccatgttgtaacttgttcacacaagaaatctgcctcgaccgagttggcagaacgcgcccatacccctttctgaaccaaagggcagggttctttgatcgcagtattcagttgagaagaaatgtcaattcaaatgtaGCTCGCTTTAGAAATTAATTTATTCAATTCTGTTAAAGAAATTTTagcttttcttgtacggaacaaAATCCCGAGCACACGAAAAAAGCTAAGCGATAACAAATTATAATTTGGACATTGACCTAAGTTTGTGTTGGCCTCTAGAGCCAAAAGAAtcgcttttacaaatcaagaaacttctctgaacaaactttttcactaaaatcaacggtttagaCGCTCTTCGATCACGAAATCGGCAAAAAATCACTGTGCTAAGATACGTTTCCTGCCATTTGGAAGATTTGTTCCATCGCTAATGGCGACTCGTCCCATTGGGTCTTTTTAATCATCTACCCGAaggaaaatgaaataaaattccctTTAGATTAAGGTTTCAGAAATCACTTAATGATTGATTACCAAGTAATTTGAATCGCAGTTGTACAAAATCTGCAGTTTCAGTGTAGTTTCTTCTCGGGATCTGCAGCTCTTGTTTGTAATCACTCACCGTAAATCAAAATCCTATGCTAGCTACATCCTCGATTTTATCTGGAAACCTTAGCTATTATCATATATCTCAAGCTGCTTTCTGATATTTATCTCACAGGATTTCCACTAGGAACACAAGCTTGCTCAAGCGATCCCTTCAGAAAATCTGGATAGATACTTCAGAAAAGTGAACCTTACGCAGAGTTCCCCAAAGAATATCAACAGCGATACACATAAATTTAACAAAGAATCCGTCAAACATTTCACAAGAGACTTTTACAAATATGTTTAAGGATCATAGATATTGATCTAGAAGATTATTCTACGAATTACTGTggaaatttcctcaaaaatctggctGAATCTCTAGGGTAAATCCTGCACAAATGCACGAAAGTatcacttaaggtgaagataaatcgaagaaacacctcaaattttcaagcgcACTTTCCTGGGGAACCAGGAAGCCGTTCTAGataaaaacttgatcgattgttcGCTCGCAACTGGGGACCAATCGAAGAAATTTTCAGCGGAACGGCTGGTTGGTTTCTCCAGAGTTGTCTTCttggaaatttgaaatttggctttgatttatcttcatttaaaaacaaactttcgacacacaaaaaaacttttaagaagGGATTTAATTTCGTTGAAGCATGTAAGGCACTTGCAAAGAACAGGAATATGTTTAAAATATCGAAACACATCGAAGAtcttatttaaatattgtatgtATTGCTTCAGGGATTTGTCATTTGGAAAAACTGTAGACTAAATAGATTAGCGGTAGCATTTCCATGCTGTTGTTTATTGATATCATCCAAAATCTGTTTTACAAAAATAGTTATATAACTTGTGTGCCGCCCGGAAGTTTGCAGCAATTTAACAATTCAGCAAATTTAAATATGTATGTTTTGCAATTTTACAATGGACACGTCAGGTTATTAATATTGAACTTTAATCAGTGGAGTTCTACCAGGATAATCGAATAACAAACTCTATTAAGTGTGGATCTACTCACGTTCGTATCAGTGCTCCCGCAGAATCTGCAGTACTAATTGCATGAATCACTGTGTTTGTGGTGATCGAAATAGATTATGTACATCAAATGTTTATTCGGTTCATAATATATCATCAGTTATTGTACCACTAAATTGTACTTAACTTATCGGTATTTGAGGTAACTTCTTTAGATTTAAGCCATATTCGTTTACTCATTCTTATTTttgtagtatttttttaaattttatgtttttttttatattttcttttcaCGGATTTTTATAGTAAAACTCATAAAAACGAAATCATAAACCTAATAATTTCTAACCTAAAATTAACACGTGACTAACGAAGGTTAATTTCTTTTAACGAAACGCCTATGCATAAGGTATCAAACCAATTTAAATTTAACGATTCGCGtttaaaccaaataaataactACTACTAAAGCTCAATAACGGAGGAAACTCAATCTCGGATAACTGATACGAAGAAATTAAAGCCTCCCAACTTCATCAAGAACCATCGCGGGGTCGAGTTGCCTCCCAATTACTCCTGCTTCAGGGCACCCAGCTCCTCGAGCAGCTCCTGCAGTCCCTCGGGGAAACGACCAGCGTCCACTTCCAACGCCCAGTAGTGGAGTTTCTCCAGCTCTCGGCGCAACTCGAAGACGGCCTTCTCGCGATCGCTGACCAGTTCCTCCAGATACTGATAGCGCAGCTTCTTACGTGCTCTGCATTCCCGTGCACTCTGTCTGCTGCGTTCTGTGAAAGTTCAGGTGGGTTGTTAGCCTTTTGTTTTGGGGGATGCAGTGATTAGACTTACCTAACTTTGCCTTCATATCGATCTTCTCAGTAGACGCCTTGCGGCCTGGTTTACGTCCTCGTTTGCCGCTTTCCTTTCTCTCCTGAAACAATgaagtgagaaaaaaaaagttaagccCGTGTATAAAGCTTTTTACTTTGGATTTTTATGTTGTTATCATTCCATGTTATTtcctaaaaaagaaaaaaatgta includes:
- the LOC5569180 gene encoding cAMP-responsive element-binding protein-like 2 isoform X2 translates to MIVVQLERKESGKRGRKPGRKASTEKIDMKAKLERSRQSARECRARKKLRYQYLEELVSDREKAVFELRRELEKLHYWALEVDAGRFPEGLQELLEELGALKQE
- the LOC5569180 gene encoding cAMP-responsive element-binding protein-like 2 isoform X1, which codes for MDYEELTVVEEQNQPERKESGKRGRKPGRKASTEKIDMKAKLERSRQSARECRARKKLRYQYLEELVSDREKAVFELRRELEKLHYWALEVDAGRFPEGLQELLEELGALKQE